Below is a genomic region from Leptolyngbyaceae cyanobacterium.
AAACTTATCGATCGCACCTTTTTTTGGTCTTGCGCCTGTAAAAGAACGATCGGTAATTAGTTCTGCTACTTCTTGCCGATTTTCCGGTTTACTACAATATTGGCAAGCTTCGATCATCGCTTTGACTAAAGAGCGATAAGTTTTGGGATAATCTTTAATGAAAGATTCCATTACCCCCAAAAGTCGATCGGGGTGTCCTTGCCAAATCTCTTTACCTTGGGCAAAAGTAAAACCAACTCCTTCATTACCTTTTATTGCTCTGGTATTCCAAGGTTCTGCCACCATATAAGCTTGCATTGCCCCAATTCTGACGTTGGTTACCATCTGCGGTGGCGCTACGATAATAATCCGAAATTCTTTCAAAGGATCGACACCCGCAGCAGCAGATAAGTAGCGCACAAAATATTCATAAATAGACGAACTCAACACCACTGCCCAAACTTTATTTTCTGGGGATTGCTTGGCGAAAAAATTGCGAAAATCTCGCCCAAATGCTTCTAAATCACCGTTGTAATCTCGCCAGGGACGTAACCCAAAATCCCACATAGCGCGGTTCATCGTCATGGCGTTCCCGTGACGGTGAATCGTCATCGCCGCGCATAATGGGGCGTGGCGGGCACCTTCTGCACCGATTCTGGCGTTGGTGACTGCACCAGAGACGACGGGTGAGGCGTCGAGGCGTCCGAAAATTATTCCATCGCGAGAAGTCGCCCAACTAGCTTCCCGATTCAGTTTGACGTTTAAACCGTATTTGCGGAAGAAGCCTTTTTTCCATGCGATCGCAAATGGCGCACAATCATTTACGGGCACGTATCCGACAGTTAGATCTGGTTTTTCCAGTTCTTCTGGTTTAACGATCGGTTCAACTGCTAACGCCTCTTCAGTAAGTCCTTTTGCCGAACGATCGCCAGAAATTGCACAAGAAGACAGTGCCATTCCCGCCGCCGTCGCCCCCATTCCCAAGAGAAATTCTCGACGGTTCCAATTATTCATAATGCTGATTAGTAAGAAAAAAATGGTTTGTAGTGAGGACTTTAGTCCTCAAATATCTGAGGACTAAAGTCCTCACTACGAACTATTTACAAACTACGATCGATTGGTGCTAGGACGGTGAGTTACGAGAGTCTCTATTCTTCCCATAACGTAATCAAGCAGTAGCCCAATTAAACCAATTACCAGCACCGCTAAAAACACCGAACTCAAATTTAAACGACTCCATTCATCCCATACGAAAAAGCCGATGCCAATTCCACCAGTCAACATTTCTACGGCAACAATCACCAACCAAGCAATTCCCAAACTAATTCGCAATCCCGTAAAAATGTATGGCAAACTAGCAGGTAAAATTATTTTCGTAATCCGTCGCCAGCTATTCATTTCCAGCACTCTTGCCACATCAATATAATCTTTAGAAACGCTAGAAACACCAAGAGCAGTGTTAATAATTGTCGGCCACAAAGAGGTGATAAATATCACGAAAATGGCTGAAGGGTCTGCCAAGTTAAAAATCGCTAAGGCGATGGGAAGCCAAGCTAGTGGCGATACTGGTTTGAAA
It encodes:
- a CDS encoding ABC transporter substrate-binding protein; amino-acid sequence: MNNWNRREFLLGMGATAAGMALSSCAISGDRSAKGLTEEALAVEPIVKPEELEKPDLTVGYVPVNDCAPFAIAWKKGFFRKYGLNVKLNREASWATSRDGIIFGRLDASPVVSGAVTNARIGAEGARHAPLCAAMTIHRHGNAMTMNRAMWDFGLRPWRDYNGDLEAFGRDFRNFFAKQSPENKVWAVVLSSSIYEYFVRYLSAAAGVDPLKEFRIIIVAPPQMVTNVRIGAMQAYMVAEPWNTRAIKGNEGVGFTFAQGKEIWQGHPDRLLGVMESFIKDYPKTYRSLVKAMIEACQYCSKPENRQEVAELITDRSFTGARPKKGAIDKFTRPAIVGEYNYGGFDEKERILTSPETTIFFDLPAHLSKIPGDHSTFLWQSESIWLMTQAARWGQIKEFPKNAKELAEKAWQTKLYREIAVEMGIECPQEDYKVELAESFIDQKAFDPSDPVGYLNSFAIRANAPTRFFMS
- the ntrB gene encoding nitrate ABC transporter permease — protein: MIFQFNLSAIAVAGQAAWRRAKPVVFRDVVILPTLGFLGIIILWWIVALFNRELMPTPAEALVANLDYILNPFYVRGPGNLGIGWLLLASLRRVLVGFLLGAVVAIPLGFLVGMSKPAMLALNPIIQIFKPVSPLAWLPIALAIFNLADPSAIFVIFITSLWPTIINTALGVSSVSKDYIDVARVLEMNSWRRITKIILPASLPYIFTGLRISLGIAWLVIVAVEMLTGGIGIGFFVWDEWSRLNLSSVFLAVLVIGLIGLLLDYVMGRIETLVTHRPSTNRS